The following DNA comes from Candidatus Nanopelagicales bacterium.
TGAGAGCCAGACCGATCTACCACCACAAGCGCGAATCGATCGACGCCCACCTCAGCGTCGTCTTCGCAGCCCTAGCGGTCACCAGATTCGTCGAGGACCGAACCGGCTGGTCCATCAAGAGGTTCGTGCGCACTGCCCGCCACTATCGCACCGTCCAGATCCGCGTCGGACAGCACATCCTCACCGCCGAACAACCACCCCCTGGCGACCTAGCCGACGCCATCCAGAGCATCCACAGGGCCGACAGAGCGCACTAACTTGAGCCAAGTCAGGTTCATCAGATCCCAATCGACCAACGACGTGGCTGCTCGCGAATCACTGCTGAACTGTGCGATAGCCAGCGAGGCGTTTCGGTCCGTGAATACAACCGACGCCACGGGCAGCAGCTCCTCCAGAGACACG
Coding sequences within:
- a CDS encoding IS1634 family transposase, yielding RARPIYHHKRESIDAHLSVVFAALAVTRFVEDRTGWSIKRFVRTARHYRTVQIRVGQHILTAEQPPPGDLADAIQSIHRADRAH